CCCGACGCGCGATTACTATTCGCTTGCCTCCGCGTACAACGGCGCCGGCTGGGACGAAGTGCAACTCGCCTCGCACGACGACATCGCGCGCTATCAATCGTGGGACAAAGCGGCGAAAGAAAAGCAAGCACAACTGAACCAGTGGTTGGAAGCTCGTGGCCGCGACATTGGCCGCGTCGCATTGAAAGACGCGGAACGGCTGCTGTTGGTGGCGTGGCAAATGCGAATCCTGCAGCTCCACAAAGTTTCGTTCGACGAAACGAAACTCGCCGACCAAGAACAGTTGCCGCCGTTGTTCTTAAGCCGCTGCCGCAAGTTTGTCGAAACGATCAGTAGCGGCAAACCACCCGCGCCGTTCGCGGAATGGGCAGGCGTGATCGCCGAGGAGTCGAAGCAGCCTATGATCGAGGGAACCAACGCGTTCATCTCCGATCGTCTGCGCGAAGCCACCGCCAAACTAGTTCGCGAAATCAACGAGGCGCTGGCGGTTCGCGACAAATCAGAAAAGCTCAACACGGCTCAAGACGCACTGCTGAAAGCCAGTTGGCTCGACGGCAAGGCGCCGTTTGCGGTGAGCGCGAAGGAGGCGGCCGATTTGCTTTCGCCGGAACAGAAGCAGGACCACGTTTCCCAGCAAGCGGCGATCGCCGCCCACGCGAAGCTCGCGCCGCCGCAGCCTCCCCGAGCGCATGGCGTGACCGGCGGCGGCGGACCGATGAAAGTTTTCATTCGCGGCAATGTGCTGCGGCCCGGCGACGTGGCTCCGCCCGGCTTCTTGCAAATCCTCAGTTCCGCCTCGGACACGCCCCGTTCGCCGGAAAAATTCACGCGGCTCGATTTGGCGCACGCGATCGCTTCCCGTGACAACCCACTGACAGCACGCGTGATCGTCAACCGGGTGTGGCAGCAACATTTCGGCCGTGGGCTCGTCGCCACTCCCAGCAACTTCGGACATCTCGGCGAACGGCCAACGCACCCTGAACTGCTCGATACGCTGGCCGTGCACTTCATGGACGCGGGTTGGTCGTTGAAGTGGTTGCACCGCGAGATTCTCAATTCCTCGACATACCAACTGGCGGCCGATTACGACGGCCAATCCGCCGCCGTCGATCCGGACAACCGCTGGCTGTGGCGCTTCTCGCCGCGGCGATTGGAGATCGAAGGTTGGCGCGACGCCGTGTTGGCAACTTCCGGGCGGCTCGACCGGACGCTCGACGGGCCTTCGACGAGCCTCGCCGAACCGGCTCATGTGCGCCGCACGTTGTATGGCAAGATCAGCCGCTTGGAACCGGACAAGCTGCTAGTGGCGTTCGACTTTCCGGACGCGAATGTGTCGAGCGAACAGCGGCACACCACCATCGTTCCGCAGCAGCAGTTGTTTGTGTTGAACAGCGAGTTCATGGCGACCAGCGCCCGCGAATTCGCAGCCCGGATCGAACGCTCCAGCCCGGACGAGGCGAGTCGCATTGCGTGGAGTTACCGCGAAGCGTTTGGCCGATCCCCCACAGCGGATGAAGCTGCGGCAGCGCTGACGTTTGTCCGCTCGACCTTGGCTGATGATAAACAGAGCGCTTGGCAACAATTGGCCCACGCCTTGTTAGCGGCGAATGAGTTCACTTGGATTGAATGACTGTTTTCATGTGGTGACCTGCGCGGCGACGCTGCCGCTCGTCCAACCCTACACGGAGCTTCCAATGTTTTTCACGCGACGCGAAGCCTTGCAACGCATGGGAACGGGCCTTGGCGTCCTCGGACTCGCTGGCCTGTGCGGTGACCGTGAATCGATTGCGGCCAATCCGCTGACGCTCAAGCAGCCGCATTTTCGGCCGCGAGCGAAACACATCATTCACCTCTACATGAACGGCGGCCCGTCGCAGGTGGACACGTTCGATCCCAAGCCCGCGCTCACGACTCATGCGGGCCAGCGACCGGCGAGCACCGCCGAATTGAAAACGGAGAACGGCACCGGCGGGTTGCGACCGTCGCCCTTCAAATTTCCGAAACGTGGCCAATCCGGTTTGGAGATTAGCGAATTGTACGCCGAAACCGGCCGCTTCGCCGACGATCTCTGTGTTATCCGTTCGATGTACACTGATATTCCCAACCACGAACCGTCCATGTTCATGATGAATAGCGGCCATGTGCAGGCGATTCGCCCGTCATATGGTTCGTGGCTGCTATATGGCTTGGGCACGGAGAATGAAAGCCTCCCCGGCTACGTAGTGCTCAGCCCCGGTCTGCCGGTGAACGGCGCGGCGAATTGGAGCAATCGGTTTTTGCCCGGCGTGTATCAAGGTTGCCATCTGAATTTGCCGGTCGACTTTCGTCCGCAGCAAGTGCTGCCGCATTTGGAAAATGGCCAGCTCTCGGCCACTTCGCAACGACGTCAACTCGACTTCATCCAACAAATGAACGCCCAACATCGCACCACACGCGAGAAGGAAGACCCGCTCGACGCCCGCATCGCTTCGTTTGAACTCGCGTTTCGGATGCAGGCCGCTGCGCCGGAAGCATTCGCGTGGCGGACGGAACCCGAGTCCGTGCAAAGACTCTATCACGGTACGGACGGAAAGATGAACGGTTTCGGCGCAAGCTGCCTGCTGGCCCGGCGGCTGGTCGAACGCGGAGTACGAGTCGTGCAAATTTACTCCGGCGCGGGGCAACCGTGGGATACGCATGGCAACAACGACGGCCAGCACAAGCAGTTGGCCGCGGCGTCTGATCGTTCGATCGCTGGGCTGCTGGCCGATCTGAAACAGCGCGGCCTGCTAGAAGAAACGCTGGTTCTGTGGGGCGGCGAATTCGGCCGCACTCCGGCGTCGCAAGGCAATGACGGCCGCGATCACAACCATTGGGGTTTTTCCGTGTGGCTCGCCGGCGGGGGCGTGCGCGGCGGCTTGGCTTACGGCGCGACCGACGAGTTCGGTTTCAAGGCGGTGGAAAAACGAGTTCACCCCCACGACCTGCACGCCACCATGCTGCACCTCATGGGCCTCGATCACGAACGTCTCACCTACCGCTACGGCGGCCGCGATTTCCGTTTGACTGATGTTTCGGGGACGGTGATCCAAGAGATTTTGGCCTGAACGAAACTGCGTCCCATTCATCGAAACTATAAGGGTGAGGCGAGAATACTGACTTGAGACATGTCAAAACCCGCAGGGTCACGCACTTATTCAAGCTAGGGAGCCTGTTTCTTCATAAGCCTGAAGCGCGAGCGAAGGAACCACGTCCATTCCTTCGCTTGCGCTTCAGGCTTGTAAAAAGCCCAGACCGCAAATTGAACAATTGCGCAGCCCTGTCAAAACCCGTCCCAAAGTTGAAACACGTAACGTGTTGTACGAAAATGAATGAGATTGCATTCAATTTAGGCTCGCCCTCAAGGTGGCCCACTTTCCTAGCGTGTATTCTAATCCTGGGGTCTGCCGCGAACCAAGCCATGGCGGATCCACAAGACGTCCGGCAGCTGCTGAGCAAGAATTGTGTGGGCTGCCATGGCGACAAGGAACAAAACGCCCAGGTTCGCCTCGATCGGGTCGCAGGATTCGATGAGGAGAGCCAGCCATTGTGGACGAAGGTTTACGAAGCGCTGATCAGCGGCGAGATGCCGCCAAAAGGTGAACCGCAGCCGACCGCGGCAGAGCGGCAGCAGATCTTGAAGTGGATCAGCGACCAGACAGCACAGCAAATCGCGATTACGGGCGGAACGCAGCGGCGGCTGAATCGCCGGGAGTTTTCGGCCGCACTGCAAGACCTTACTGGACTGCCGATTGACTTTGCCGCAGGACTGCCAGAGGACGCCAAAGTTGATGGCTTCGATACCGGCGCGGTCGCGCTGCAAGATGCAGCCGATTCGGTCGCCCAGTTGCTCGAAGTAACGCAGCGGGCAGTCGAGAGCATCCGCTTTCTGGAGCCGGCCCGCGACCGCAAAATCAACCTGGATTTCCGCGAATTGGAATTCACCGATTTTTACAAGTTCATCGAATCAAACTGGAAGGACCACGGAATCTTCACCCGATCCAAAGGGTTGCCGAGCAAGAAGGGAATCGGGCTGTATCTGCCGACGCAGTGGACGGGCGATAATGGCAATTCATTTCTCGCCTTGCCGGCACCGCCGGACAAGCGCGCGGCGCTCAAGATGACGCTCCGCGTGAAAACGCGGCGGCCAATGCCTGGGCTGCCCATTCCAATCCTGTGGGTCAAGGTCGGCGGCAACTACATCGATTATCGTCCCATCGGCGAGGAGCCGCAAACGCTGACGTATGCCGTGCGCATGGAAGATTGTTTGATCGAAGGTGACGCGATCAAAATCATGCTGCAGTCTTTCGTCGAAGTTCCCTATGCAGTCGACGGGTTCCCGAATGACGACTCCAGCAAGCCGGAGGACAATATCCCAGGCGGAATCGGTGTCTACCGCCCCAAGTTTGATCGCAAGGTACTGCGCGCACCTGATGAGCAGCCCGTGCCTTCCATTGTGATCGAGTCGATCGAAGTCGATTACGATCACCTCGCCGCGTGGCCTCCCGCTGCCTGGCAGGCAGAAATCGGCGACCTCAAAGATGACGAGGCGATTGCAGGAAAGCTGCTTCGTCTCTGGATCGAGCGCGCTTGGCGCCGGCCGGCGACCGACGAGGAACAAGTGAAGTTCTTCGCGCTCTACCGGCAGATTCGCAAAGAAGAGCTTTCGTTTGACGAGGCATTGCGGGCAGCTTTCCAAGCGGTGCTGATGGGCGGGCCGTTCCGCTATCTGGCTTCCCCGTCTGACAAAGACTCGCTCGTCGCTCAGCACGCGATCGCTGCGCGGCTGAGCTTCATGCTCGTTGGCGCCCCTCCAGACCAAGAATTACGAAAACTAGCTACTGCTGGCAAACTCCGTGACCCGCAAGTGCTTGACGCGCAAGTCGACCGCCTGCTGGGCGACCCGCGCAGCGACGCCTTTTTCCGTCCGTTTGTGACGCAATGGCTCAATCTCAACCAGCCGATCACTCAGACGATGACTCATTTCAGGAAACAGGATTTCCGATTCGGACGGCACCTGAAAGATTCGATGAGAGAGGAAACCATTCAATATGTCGCGCAACTTTTCAGGGACAACCGCCCGGCGAAAGAGTTGATTTCCAGTGACTGGACGATGATGAACGATATCCTGGCGGTTCATTACGGTCACCCTGGTATCGAGGGTGGCACGTTGCGGAAGGTTGCGGTGCGACCTCGTGAGGACGATCCGCGTGGGGGCGGCGTGCTGGGCCACGCCGGAATTCAGTCGATGCTCTGTTGGATGGGAGACAACTGGGTGATATACCGGGGATCATGGACCTTGAACCACATCCTGGATGATCCACCACCTCCGCCTCCGCTGGAAGTTCCCGAACTGCTGCCGTTCGACAAGGGGAACCAGGGCAAGAGTTTTCGGGAGTTGCTCATCCAGCACCAGGCGGACAGCAAATGCTCGGTTTGCCACAAGAAGATGGACCCGCTAGGTTTCGCCTTCCAAAATTTCGACCTGAGCGGTCGTTGGCGAAATGTCGAACACGAACGCTATCACCGTGCCGAATTGGATGGCAAAATCGAATGGCGCGGTGAAGGCAAGACCCGGCCCGTCGATGCTGTGGGAACCTTGCCCCGCGGAGAAGAATTTACCAGCTTCGAGGAGTGCAAGGAATTACTCGCCAGGCACTACCGCGACGATATCGTCCGGGGATTGCTCAAGAAGCTCACGCTCTACGGAACCGGGCGCATGCCGCATGCCCTTGATCTCATCACGATTCGGGAAATCATGAACGAGCATGCAGGCACAAGCTACGCGATGCGCGACTTGCTTAAGTCCTTGATTCGCTCTCAAGTGTTTCTGGAAAGTACCTCCAACCCCACAGGTCCTTTGCAATGAACGCCAAAGCTAACTCGATTTCCCGTCGTACGATTCTGCGAGGCTTGGGCGCCAGCATTGCGATCCCTTGGCTGGAGATCATGTCTGGCAAGACGCTTGCCGCCGCTCGAGGAAAATCCGATCCTGGGCGGCTCGCCTGCTTTTATGTTCCCGGCTGCATCAACCACTACAACTGGTTCCCCGTAGATACAGGCTTCCAGTATGCCATTTCGCCGACGCATGAGCCGCTCGCTCGCCATCGCGAGCGGTTCAGCGTGCTGACCAGCCTATCTCACATCGAAGGGCGGATCAGCGGCCATCCTCACCCGTACAATTTTCTCACCGGGCACAACATCAACATCACGCCCGGCGTACTGAGCAATTCCGTGTCGATGGATCAGGTGGCGGCGAAGTACATCGGACCAACTTACCTGCCGTCGCTGGTGCTGTCGTGGACTTCAGGCGTGGGCGCGGCGACGCTCTCGCGCAATGCTTTGGGGGTCGACATTCCGGCGACGAGTGACTATCGGTCAATATTCGAGAACCTTTTTCCACCCGCCGATGCTTCCCACCTAAAGCAGGCCAAAGCCCGGCTTGTGCTCAATCGCAGTATCCTCGACACGGCTGTTGGCGACGTGAAAGACCTGCAGCGGAGGCTGGGTCGCGCGGATCAACAACGCATGGAGCAATACCTGACTTCCATCCGCGAAGTCGAGAAGCGGCTTGACGATCGCGAGGCCATTCTTAAAAAGGGGCGACCGTCGTTCGACGAAACGAGTGTACAAACCGAACCCAAGAGCAAGTCGAGCATGCGGGACCACATCGAGCTCATGATAGACCTGATCGTGCTTGCCTTTCAAACAGATATGACGCGTGTGGTGACCCAAACCCTGGGCGGCGAAGCCGGGCCCAGCTATGACGAGTACAAGGAGTGGGCGAAAACGACTGGAGCGCCCACACGCGGCGTTCACGACTATCATCACAAGGGTTCCGGAAACCGCGGCGTGGACAACTCTGATACGAAACTGATCGGACTGCGCGATCGGATGTACTGCGAATGTCTGGCACGACTGATGGACAAACTGGCGGCCATCGAAGCCAGCGACGGCACGTTGCTCGACCACACTGTCCTGCTCTTGGGTGGGTCGCAGATCAGCAGCCATTCGGGCAGCAACTTCCCTCTGCTGTTAGCTGGCGGCAATAAGCTCGGCTTCCGGCACGGCCAGCATCTGAAGTGGAAGGGGAACGAGCGTTCGGCTTCGGATCTATACCTGACGATCTTGCAGCAACTGCGTTGTCCTGTGGAATCGTTTAAGGAGAGCAAGGGCCCGATCACGGAATTACTGGTATGAGGATCGCCGACAGACGCAACCTGCGGCGGTTGAACTTGCGTTCGCGCATTGCCACCTCCGTAATGCGATTGATGCTTTGCCTGGTGACTTGGTGGTTGGGGATTGCCGCGATGAAGGTGATTGCGCACGCCGATGAGGCGGCTCCGCAATCCCGCGAGCTTACCGTGCTGCGGGGCCATGATCGCTGGGTGTTGTCGGTGGCGATCAGCCCCGACAGCGCTTGGCTTGTGTCCGGCGGCGACGATCAAACGCTCAGGCTGTGGGATCTGAAGGCCGGCGGCCCAGTCCGGATGCTACGCCGCTACGCCAGCCCTGTGACCGCTGTCGCGTTCCATAACGATGGCAAGCGAATCGCTGTGGGAACGTACGACGGCAAACTTGAAATTTGCGATGCTCAGACCGGCAAGCAGGTGAGGCAATTTGACGGGCATGAGGACTCGATCACGGTGGTCCGCTTCGATCCGTCCGGCAAATACCTAGCCTCCGGCAGCGCCGACGATTCGCTGGTTGTTTGGGACACAAGCGACGGCACAGAGCTGCTCACTTTCGAGCAAGGCAATGAATACGATGTAACCACGGCGGCGTTCAGCCCCAATGGCAAGCAGATCGTAACCGGTGACGGCGAGAACGAGCTGAAAATCTGGGACACGTTAAGCGGCGAGGAAGTCCGGACGCTCCGCGGTCACACGGAAACCGTGACGTCGGTCGCCTTCAGTCCCTCGGGCAAACATATCGTCTCTGCAAGTTGGGACGACTCGCTACGTCTATGGAACGCGGAAACCGGCGACGTGGTGCAGACCTTTCGCGGTCACACAGGCGACGTCACGTCGGTCCTGTTCTCGTCTGACGGCTTGCGCCTTGTGTCGGCAGGCGAAGACAAAACCATTCGAATCTGGGACATCCGCTCCGGCAAGCAGGTGGCAACCCTCGCGGGGCACGTCGAAACTGTAATGTGTCTCGCGATCAGCGCCGACGGCCGGAACCTTGTTTCCGGCAGCAAAGACGAAATTTGCGTCTGGAAATCAGATTGATCCGCCAACCTTGAACGTCCTTATGAATGAAGCAAAGGTCGCATGGCTGCTAGGTCGGGTCTTCTAGGTATCTGTGAGCGCACGTCGATGTTCTAGTGTTACTTACCGGCGCGGGCGATCTAATTGGCCGCCTGCGGTTTAGGGTGTCATTTGAATTTTCGGGGGGACATTGTTGCCAATCGATTGGACAGTCCAAATGAGCGATAAATCCGACCTCGTAAGTCACCCGGTGCGGACAACACGCGACTGGGGTACAGCCGTCGCTATTCGCAAGTGCTCATATGGTTGGCGGGTGCCGACGCACGAGCCGCGGGGCAGGGTTCAGTTTTGTAGGTGAAGGGTTGGTTCGCTAGCGGCCCAGTAGTGGTTCCATTGGCTGGGATGGCTGAGGAGCAGGGCGCGGAGGTGGCACATGGTGTTCGTGCCGCGTTCTTTCCAGCGCATGCCGGCGCCTTTGAGGCGTTGCGTGACGAGGCGTTTGCAGCCGGACTCGACAGGTCCCGAGCCGATCTGCCAGCCGTTGGCGATATAGCGCGGATAATCCATGCGATGCTGATGGTTGCGGAAGTATTGGGTCTGTTCGCGATAGACCTCACTCCGCCAACCGCGCCAGCGCTGAGCATCGAGTTGTTCCCACTTGGCCAAGAGTGCCGCGCCCCCTTCGTGTTTCAACTCGACTGCGGATTGTAGATGATTCCCACCGCGGCCATGCGACTCTCGGCCTTGCGCGGGATCTCCTTGATCGATTACTGGAAGTCGCGGCCGAGTTGGAACTCACCGAGATGCAAGTAGGCGTTGACGAACACCTGTTGCAGCATCTCGCGCGAACGATCGAAATCTTGCAACATGGCCGCGACGACCCACCAGACGGGCTGCTCAAAACGACGGATCACTTCGGCGATACTTTTGGTTTCACCGCCGCGGACGCGTCGGATTAGGGGATCGATTCCGCCGGCCGTCATATGAGCGCTATTCCGCAGACGGGCGGAGCTGACATGAAGAATCGTCCCCCGTAGGAAAACATCTCGATTCGTCCAGGTTGGGGGCACCCGTTCTCTGGACGTCCCAAGTGTCCCGCTCGCGACGTCGGCGCTATCGCATCGTCATAAACGCTTGATAGAAAAAAACTTATCGCGACGCGCCCACGCCGCATGCTGGTCCTGTGGTTCTTTTTGCCTTCGGACGACTGGCGACGACTATTAACTCGTTAACGCGGCGTCCGATTATCGAACGTCTGCACAGTGCTAGCTCAAAACAGGATTAGACAGAGAGTTCCATGAAGAAGAAATCGAGCCATCGTCGAGCCGCCAAGCCGCCCGTTGCAACGAATGCGTCCAATGAGTTGGCCCAACGGGTCATTCACGCGCTGACCAAGCGACTGTCGTGTGAGCCCTCGCCATCGGTATCTCGTCAAAATCGCCAAGCGACGGGTGATCGAGACCTAGTACGAGCGGCGTTGGCCGTCCTCTTGAAAATCCCCAAGTCGCAGGTGACGAATGCCCTCCTGAACAAGCATATTCGGCAAATCCAAGCCGACGCACGCAAGGATGCAGAGCTTGTCGGTGCCTATCTAGATCAGTTGATTTTGCAGCTAGAGAGGCTCGGCTGTACCAGTCAAGTAGCAATCGAACAGTATCTCGATGCCGAAGATCAAGTGCTATCCAAACTGTATGCCGAATTAGGACGCCCGCATCCGAGTCCAACCAAGCTTTTGCAACTGAGCGTTCAATACGCGCTGGATGCTCGGAAGATCGTCGACGCCCCGGCTCAACAGATTGACGTTCGTCCCGGTAAGACGGGCTATGAAGTCGCCGTTATTCCGCGCGGGCAAGTGAGGATCCGATCGCTGCCTTATCCAGGGCAAGTCGTCGGCAACCCGTTCGCAACTCAGCTGCTAGCGCTCGTGCAGCAGAAGCCGCCCGCCTACTCGGAGATCTTGGAACTGATCGAGACGTTGTTGCGACGCGTGCCGACGCATTCAAGCGGCGCTGAGCAACCGAAGACGCCGGCGCCCTTGATTGAGGTTGATCTGGAGGAGTCGATCGTGATTGTCGCAGGTCGTCCCTATCCCGTCGATTATGAAGGGGTGCGCTTGGTCAACTTGCTGATTAGCGAGCCAAACGTCTGGTTCGGACCGAGAGATTACGCGCAGGATGAAGTCCTCAAGCTTATCGACCGGGTTGATCGGGTCTACAAGAAGCTTCCGGCTCCTATCAAATCGCTCATCGAAGCCAAAACTGGCGCCGGCTATCGTCTCTCGAAGGCGCGATTGGCGGAGCTACGCCAAAAGACGTCCGTAGTTACGCCAAGCAAGGCGGCCGACAATTATCGGTGATGGCGTGTAACGGCTTCTCGAGACACGATTACGGAGATCAGCTATGGAACAGGTTGGGAATTTATGCGTCGGATGGAGGCGCGTGGAGCTGGGCGCCGATTGGCGTAAGCACTTGGCCGAAGACTATGCTGCCCGCGATAAAGTGCGGATGCCCGGCGAGTTTGACGTGGCGACGCGACAAGCGGCGGAGTTCTACCGACTGCAATCGCAGGGTGAGCCCGGGCAAGCTGCGGCCGGCAAGAAATACCCAGATATCGCGACGGCAGTTGCGGCTTGGGGCCAGCCGGAACTGCGAGTGGCCGTCCAGATACTCGTCTTGGCCAATGTTCCCGCCGCCGAGATTTGCGAACTGTTGCAGGTACAGGAGGCCATACTGCAGGTCATCGAGAACCTGTACTTCGACGTTCGTCCGATGCTGACCGCTGCGCCCTGGATCGTCGCCAAAGTAATCAATCCCGAGGCAGACGCCGGCCGCGATGACGTAGCCGCTCGGTTGCGGGCGGCCTATTCCTACGGTCCTTATGTCGCCAAGAAGTTGATCGAAGCCAAGCTTCGCTTGCCGACTGAGCCGGCTGAGCAATTCGCCGACGCCGCAATGTTGTTGCACGCCAAGATTGTGCAAGCCACCGAGATGCCCCTCACCTCGGAACAGTCGATCGAGTTCATGAAGTTAGCTGTCGAGATTCGTCGCGACGAGAAATTCCTCCAACTGGAACGTGAGAAACTCGCATTTCGCATGCAGCGGTGGGCACAACGTCTCGAACTCGCCCAGATTCAACGCTCGGCATCGCCGCAGAATAACGAACGAGCTGATGAAGATCGGACGGCCGCTTCGGCGGCAGCAAATTAACCGAATGACAACCTGCAGACGCCGTCGGCGTCTGCACCACCCAGTTTACGGAGAAACACAATGAATTCCTGCTTTGATTCCTATTTAGAACTATGCCGACCGTTTGCGTTCCCGGCTCCTTGGAATTGCTGCGAAGCGGATAAGCACTCCCTGTTAGGACCGACGGACCCGGCGGCGGCTTTGGCCTCGTTGATGGAGCGTCATTCTGAGCAGAGTTTGGTGAGAAGCGGCATAGTGAAGAAGGATGCCGACGGTCGGCTCGCCCTGCGCCCGATGCTCGCGGCTCCCGACGTCGCCTTCGTCGTGCTGATCGATACGACCACAGGCCGGGTTCGCAATCTGATGACCGAAGCCGGCTGCGTGTTGGGGGACAAAGCCCCGATTTTCGAGGTGTTGGGCGACAAACACACGTTCGACGCTCTCGATATGGACGAGCAGGCCGTGTTCCTGACGGACACGATCAACGACACCATTCTGTTGCGGTCATTCGGGCTGGTAGCCGCTCCGATCGCCGGCCTCAATCGTCTGAATCAGCAAGGGATCGATCTGTTGTGCCAGTACTACGGTGTTACGCAACGGCTGAGCGAACGGCAGCACGAGGAACAATTTGAAAGTCAAAGCCAGCAAGATGATCACGGGTTGGAATCGGCCCCCGACCCGAATGATCCACTTTATCGATCTGGCCTTCGTAGGGCGACGCCGAACGTCGGGTCG
Above is a window of Anatilimnocola aggregata DNA encoding:
- a CDS encoding PSD1 and planctomycete cytochrome C domain-containing protein — translated: MAIRIIRSFLFASIICIGHVPLFAAEPAAADVEFFEQRIRPVLVEHCYSCHSTDAKQQKKLKGGLLLDTRDGSRTGGETGPAVVPNDVGRSLLVAALRHQGGLEMPPSGKLPDTVIADFVKWIELGAADPRDSSTAKSAAINWEAAKRHWAFQPPQRHAAPAVKNKAWPKTEIDYFVLAALEAKGLRPTPPAAKRTWLRRVTFDLIGLPPTAEERSDFEHDNSPQATAKAIDRLLASPHYGERWARHWLDVARYADDKALAFVNPWPHSYRYRDWVVRALAEDLPYDEFLRLQLAGDLLPGPVDDYTRRLAGLGFQGLGAVYHKGNVGEQVKADEIDDRVDTLTRGLLGLTVACARCHDHKYDPIPTRDYYSLASAYNGAGWDEVQLASHDDIARYQSWDKAAKEKQAQLNQWLEARGRDIGRVALKDAERLLLVAWQMRILQLHKVSFDETKLADQEQLPPLFLSRCRKFVETISSGKPPAPFAEWAGVIAEESKQPMIEGTNAFISDRLREATAKLVREINEALAVRDKSEKLNTAQDALLKASWLDGKAPFAVSAKEAADLLSPEQKQDHVSQQAAIAAHAKLAPPQPPRAHGVTGGGGPMKVFIRGNVLRPGDVAPPGFLQILSSASDTPRSPEKFTRLDLAHAIASRDNPLTARVIVNRVWQQHFGRGLVATPSNFGHLGERPTHPELLDTLAVHFMDAGWSLKWLHREILNSSTYQLAADYDGQSAAVDPDNRWLWRFSPRRLEIEGWRDAVLATSGRLDRTLDGPSTSLAEPAHVRRTLYGKISRLEPDKLLVAFDFPDANVSSEQRHTTIVPQQQLFVLNSEFMATSAREFAARIERSSPDEASRIAWSYREAFGRSPTADEAAAALTFVRSTLADDKQSAWQQLAHALLAANEFTWIE
- a CDS encoding DUF1501 domain-containing protein, whose translation is MFFTRREALQRMGTGLGVLGLAGLCGDRESIAANPLTLKQPHFRPRAKHIIHLYMNGGPSQVDTFDPKPALTTHAGQRPASTAELKTENGTGGLRPSPFKFPKRGQSGLEISELYAETGRFADDLCVIRSMYTDIPNHEPSMFMMNSGHVQAIRPSYGSWLLYGLGTENESLPGYVVLSPGLPVNGAANWSNRFLPGVYQGCHLNLPVDFRPQQVLPHLENGQLSATSQRRQLDFIQQMNAQHRTTREKEDPLDARIASFELAFRMQAAAPEAFAWRTEPESVQRLYHGTDGKMNGFGASCLLARRLVERGVRVVQIYSGAGQPWDTHGNNDGQHKQLAAASDRSIAGLLADLKQRGLLEETLVLWGGEFGRTPASQGNDGRDHNHWGFSVWLAGGGVRGGLAYGATDEFGFKAVEKRVHPHDLHATMLHLMGLDHERLTYRYGGRDFRLTDVSGTVIQEILA
- a CDS encoding WD40 repeat domain-containing protein, which translates into the protein MGIAAMKVIAHADEAAPQSRELTVLRGHDRWVLSVAISPDSAWLVSGGDDQTLRLWDLKAGGPVRMLRRYASPVTAVAFHNDGKRIAVGTYDGKLEICDAQTGKQVRQFDGHEDSITVVRFDPSGKYLASGSADDSLVVWDTSDGTELLTFEQGNEYDVTTAAFSPNGKQIVTGDGENELKIWDTLSGEEVRTLRGHTETVTSVAFSPSGKHIVSASWDDSLRLWNAETGDVVQTFRGHTGDVTSVLFSSDGLRLVSAGEDKTIRIWDIRSGKQVATLAGHVETVMCLAISADGRNLVSGSKDEICVWKSD
- a CDS encoding DUF1552 domain-containing protein; the protein is MNAKANSISRRTILRGLGASIAIPWLEIMSGKTLAAARGKSDPGRLACFYVPGCINHYNWFPVDTGFQYAISPTHEPLARHRERFSVLTSLSHIEGRISGHPHPYNFLTGHNINITPGVLSNSVSMDQVAAKYIGPTYLPSLVLSWTSGVGAATLSRNALGVDIPATSDYRSIFENLFPPADASHLKQAKARLVLNRSILDTAVGDVKDLQRRLGRADQQRMEQYLTSIREVEKRLDDREAILKKGRPSFDETSVQTEPKSKSSMRDHIELMIDLIVLAFQTDMTRVVTQTLGGEAGPSYDEYKEWAKTTGAPTRGVHDYHHKGSGNRGVDNSDTKLIGLRDRMYCECLARLMDKLAAIEASDGTLLDHTVLLLGGSQISSHSGSNFPLLLAGGNKLGFRHGQHLKWKGNERSASDLYLTILQQLRCPVESFKESKGPITELLV
- a CDS encoding DUF1592 domain-containing protein; translation: MADPQDVRQLLSKNCVGCHGDKEQNAQVRLDRVAGFDEESQPLWTKVYEALISGEMPPKGEPQPTAAERQQILKWISDQTAQQIAITGGTQRRLNRREFSAALQDLTGLPIDFAAGLPEDAKVDGFDTGAVALQDAADSVAQLLEVTQRAVESIRFLEPARDRKINLDFRELEFTDFYKFIESNWKDHGIFTRSKGLPSKKGIGLYLPTQWTGDNGNSFLALPAPPDKRAALKMTLRVKTRRPMPGLPIPILWVKVGGNYIDYRPIGEEPQTLTYAVRMEDCLIEGDAIKIMLQSFVEVPYAVDGFPNDDSSKPEDNIPGGIGVYRPKFDRKVLRAPDEQPVPSIVIESIEVDYDHLAAWPPAAWQAEIGDLKDDEAIAGKLLRLWIERAWRRPATDEEQVKFFALYRQIRKEELSFDEALRAAFQAVLMGGPFRYLASPSDKDSLVAQHAIAARLSFMLVGAPPDQELRKLATAGKLRDPQVLDAQVDRLLGDPRSDAFFRPFVTQWLNLNQPITQTMTHFRKQDFRFGRHLKDSMREETIQYVAQLFRDNRPAKELISSDWTMMNDILAVHYGHPGIEGGTLRKVAVRPREDDPRGGGVLGHAGIQSMLCWMGDNWVIYRGSWTLNHILDDPPPPPPLEVPELLPFDKGNQGKSFRELLIQHQADSKCSVCHKKMDPLGFAFQNFDLSGRWRNVEHERYHRAELDGKIEWRGEGKTRPVDAVGTLPRGEEFTSFEECKELLARHYRDDIVRGLLKKLTLYGTGRMPHALDLITIREIMNEHAGTSYAMRDLLKSLIRSQVFLESTSNPTGPLQ